One window of the Marmota flaviventris isolate mMarFla1 chromosome 2, mMarFla1.hap1, whole genome shotgun sequence genome contains the following:
- the LOC114084948 gene encoding olfactory receptor 4F21-like codes for MDGANHSVVSEFVFLGLTNSWGIQLLLFIFSSMFYAASMTGNSIIVFTVASEPHLHSPMYFLLANLSFIDLGVSSVTSPKMIYDLFRKRKVISFRGCITQIFFIHLIGGMEVVLLIAMAYDRYVAICKPLHYLTIMRPRMCIFFLVAAWVVGLTHSLVQLAFVVKLPFCGPNVLDSFYCDLPQFIRLACTDTYRLELMVTANSGFISVGSFFILIISYVVIILTVQKHSSAGSSKALSTLSAHITVVVLFFGPLIFIYVQPFSSTHLDKFLAIFDALVTPFLNPVIYTLRNQEMKVAMRKVCRQLVSYGKIS; via the coding sequence ATGGATGGAGCAAATCACTCTGTGGTGTCGGAGTTTGTGTTCCTGGGACTCACCAACTCCTGGGGTATCCAACTActcctctttattttctcctccATGTTTTATGCGGCAAGCATGACGGGAAACTCCATCATTGTGTTCACAGTGGCTTCTGAGCCTCACTTACACTCTCCCATGTACTTTCTGTTGGCCAACCTCTCCTTCATTGACCTGGGTGTTTCTTCTGTCACTTCCCCAAAGATGATTTATGACCTTTTCAGGAAGCGCAAAGTCATCTCCTTTAGAGGCTGCATCACCCAGATCTTCTTCATCCATCTCATTGGTGGTATGGAGGTGGTGCTCCTCATAGCCATGGCCTATGACAGATATGTGGCCATATGTAAGCCTCTGCACTACCTGACCATCATGAGACCAAGAATGTGCATCTTCTTTTTAGTGGCTGCCTGGGTGGTTGGCCTCACGCACTCACTGGTTCAATTGGCTTTTGTAGTAAAGTTGCCCTTCTGTGGCCCTAATGTGTTGGACAGCTTTTACTGTGACCTCCCTCAGTTCATCAGACTTGCCTGCACAGACACCTATCGACTGGAACTCATGGTCACAGCCAACAGTGGTTTCATCTCTGTGGGCTCCTTCTTCATACTGATCATTTCCTATGTTGTCATCATTCTCACTGTTCAGAAACACTCTTCTGCTGGTTCTTCCAAGGCTCTGTCCACACTGTCAGCTCACATCACTGTGGTGGTCTTGTTCTTTGGTCCTTTGATATTCATCTATGTACAGCCATTTTCCTCCACACACCTGGATAAGTTCCTGGCTATATTTGATGCACTTGTCACACCTTTTCTGAATCCTGTCATCTACACACTAAGAAATCAAGAAATGAAGGTGGCAATGAGGAAAGTATGCAGACAGCTAGTGAGTTATGGGAAGATCTCTTAA